The region ATTTAGCAGAATATGCCATTATAGGTGTGTTTACATATCCAGCTTCATCAAGAACCTCTCTTATCTTTCTAATCCTTCCATCCATCATGTCCGATGGTGCAACCATATCGGCTCCCGACTTAACGTGTGAGAGAGCTATTTTGCCTAGATATTCTAATGTCCTGTCGTTGTCGACATAGCCATCTTCTATAATTCCACAGTGACCGTGGCTTGTGTATTCGCACATACAGACGTCGGTTATTACATATACATCTGATATTTCCTTTATCCTTCTTACAGCCCTTTGAATTATTCCATCATCTTCAAAAGCTCCGGTTCCACATTCATCCTTATGCTCTGGAATTCCGAACAACAATACCCCTCTAATTCCTGCTTCTTCAACTTCTTTGATAATTTCAGGAAGTCTGTCAACGGAATACCTGAAAACTCCTGGCATAGAGTTTATTTCCTCTTTAATATTTTCGCCCTCAATCACAAATATGGGGTATATCAAATCCATCCTATTTACAAAAGTTTCTCTAACAAGGCTTCTAATATTTTCATTAACCCTCAATCTTCGCGTTCTTTTAAACATGCTATCCCTCCAATTCAAGTATCTTTTCTATAATTCCGTCAACAGTATATTTATTTGCCATAAATGAATCTAAACCCAAATATTCAAGTTCCTTTTTAGTTATTGGCCCTATTGAAATAATTTTTTTGTTTACAAGGCATTCCTTTCCATAAAGCTTAATAAAATTTTTTACTGTAGAGGGGCTTGTAAATGTAAAATAATCTACATCTGATAAATCAATATCAATTGCCTCCTCTTCAACAGCTTCATAAATTGGAACTTCATATACTGTGCAACCTGAATTTAAAAGTGCGTCCTTTAAAAATGGCCTTGCATCCTTTGCTCTTGGAAGAAAAACAACTTCTTTTCCACTTAAATGATTCTTAATCTCCTCAAATAGTGCCTCTCCGACATATTCCTTTGAAACTATTTCAGGAAAAATTCCTCTTTTTTTCACTTGCTCTTCAGTTTTCTCGCCAATACATGCAATCTTCGCCTTTATTTTTCTTATATCTATTCTTTTGCTGACTAGATAATCGAAGAATATATCAACTCCGTTTGTGCTTGTAAAAACGATTATATTTGACATCATAATTTTGTCGATATAATCATCAAGGTTGGAGCTCAGGTTCTTTATACTTATAGAATTAGCCTCTACAACCTCTGCGCCTAAATCTAATAATTTTTCCCTGAACTCCTTTGACTGCTCCTTAGCCCTTGTTATGCAAATTCTTTTACCAAACAGCTTCTTATTCTCAAACCAGTTTAATTTTTCTCTGAATTTTACTACATCTCCTACGGCTATAATTGCAGGAGATTTAATTTCTTCCTGCTTAACCTTTTTTGAAATATTTTCTAACTGCCCTACGACAACCCTCTGCCTTGCTGAAGTTCCGTTTGAAACTACTGCACAGCTTTTATTTTTGTCCATCCCATTAATCATGAGATTGTTCACAATATCTTCAATGCTCTCTAATCCCATCAAAAAAACAATAGTTCCATTCAACTTTGCAATAACGCTCCAGTCGTGGCTCAACTCTCCCGCCGACTTTCCAGTAAAGACGTGAAAACTCTGTGCAATTTTTCTATGTGTTATTGGTATGCCTGCATAGTTCAGCGCTGATATAGCTGAAGTAATACCAGGTATCACCTCAAACTCGATGCCCTCATCCAAAAGCCTTAAAGCCTCTTCAGAGCCCCTTCCAAATACATAGGGGTCCCCGCCTTTTATTCTACCGACTGTATAACCACTTTTTGCAAATTCCACGAGCATATCGTTAATCTCTTCCTGAGTCTTGTAGTGGCTTCCGCTCTCTTTGCCACAATAATACAATTTGCAATCGTCCCTCAAATGCTTTAATATGCTTTTATTCAACAATCTATCGTATAAAACTACGTCACATTTTTTCAAAACCCTGATTGCCTTAAGGCTGATAAGTTCCTCATCATAGGGCCCTGCTCCTATTAAATAAACCTTTCCCATGGCATCCTCCATTATAGCAGTGATTTTGCAATTTCCTCGGAAATCTTTATATAATCCTTCTTATCACCTGTTATCTTTCCTTTTTTCAACCTTCCATCCACATCGTTTACGGCTATTATTTCAATCTTATCGTTTATAATTTTAGCATAGGCTCCAACTGCGCTGTGGCATCCACCCTTAAGTATTGTCATAATATTCCTTTCGGCAGCGGTGCAAATTCTTACATCCTCATCGTCTATTTTGCTTATCAAATTCTTTAAAGGATTGCTCTTTAATATCTCAACAGCAATGGCTCCCTGTCCACATGCTGGAACCATTTCATCCACATCAAAGTATTCGGTTATTATACCTTCAAGTCCAAGCCTTTTTAATCCTGCCGCCGCCAATACCACTCCATCTAAATTTTCTCTTTCAATCTTATCTATCCTTGTTTGAACATTGCCCCTTATAGGGACTATTTCGATATCGTCCCTTAAATTTTTTAGCATCTTTGCCCTTCTAATGCTGCTGGTTCCAATCCTTGCACCCCTTTTTAGCTCTTGGAATTTTAAACCCTTCATAGAGACAAATGCATCCCTGGCATCCTCCCTTATAGGAGTTGCGACAATCTCAAATTGCTCCTCAAGTTCAGTTGGAACATCCTTAAGGCTATGAACCGCAATATCAACTTCACCATTTAAAAGTGCAATCTCAATTTCCTTTATAAAAAGTCCCTTGCCTCCAATTTTATCGAGGGAAACGTCAAGTATCTTATCCCCCTTGGTTGTGTAAAAATGTTTAACGCAGTCTATGTTTAATTTTTGCTTTAATATATCTATAACAATGTCTGTTTGAATTTCCGCAAGTGAACTTTTTCGCGTTGCAACTCTAATCATAACAATCCTCCAGAAATAGTTTTAAAACCAGATTATGCTTTCCCTTCCTATACATGAAATAAAAATCCCTACTGTTTAAAAAATTCATAATGTCTTTTCTGTTTATATTTGCTTTGCTTCTTATATTGCTTGTAAAACCAACAAACTCATCAAAATCCATCAAAAAATTGTGCATCCTGTCTGAAAGAAAAACCGACGCCCTTGGATTTCCCATAAATGTGTTAACTGAGTAATATATATTTTTAGTCCTTCCCTGCATAGGCATAAGAGCATTTCCATCCTTGAAATTGCTGCAATCTATATAAATTTTATTCTGCCTCTCGCAGTCATCTCTTATTTTATCCTTAACATCGCCATCAACAGCAATTACTACAATATGCTTATCCTTTAAAAAATCGCTTTTATATTCACCTTTTATAAGCTTTAGTTTGTCTGACTTTAGCTCATAAAACTCGTCTAAAAATTCATTCGATAGAACTTCGACGCTTACATTGTTTTTGATAAAGGATTTTGTTTTAATAAGCCCTGCTCTTCCTGCACCTATTATCCCAGCTCTTATTTTATCAGACAAAAGGGTTAGGCTAATAAAATTCATTCCCTGAAAATCTTCTCTATTATCCTCTTGCATTCTTCTCCCCTGCCATTTATATATTCTTCCTTTAAAACGCTTATTGCCCTTTCGGCAAATGCGTCAGCCGTGCTTTTAAACAGCATTTCTGCTTTTCTAAGGTCTAAATTCTTATATTTGTTCTTAAAGGTCCTAAATCTTTTTTTATATACATAATCGCTGAAATTTTGTATTTGAATAAACAATGGTGTTATTTCTTTTAGCTTTAACCATTCAAAGAAATCGCTCATATATTTATCAATTAAATATTTATTTTTCTCCATTGTTTCTTTTCGTGCGTTTATGTTCTCCTGATTTATATTTGAAATTTCGTCTATATCCAATACGGTAACTCCATGAACATCTCTGACATCTTCCTCAACATCCCTTGGAACTGCAAGGTCGAATATCAACATTTCTTTGTCGATATCCTCTTTTTTAATAACCGTATGGGGTGCTGAAGTTGCCGAAACTATTGCCTCGACATCACGAATGTAATTTTTCCAATCCTTAAATTCTATAAATTTAACCTTTTCATCAATATTCTCGGATTTGCCTATATCCCTTATGGCTATATAAACTTTTTTTATATCCTTTGACAAAATATATTTTAAAACAAGCTGACCAACTTCACCATATCCTAATATTAGAACATTTCTTATATCCCTATTTTGTATTTCAGAAGCAACGATAGATGCAGATGAAACTGGGTATTTGTTAAGATTTGCCCTATTCCTAAATTCCTTTCCACATGCAACAGCCATTTCAAAAAGCCTGTTCAATACGCTGCCACAGGTTCCTGCATCCCTTGCTATTTCAAGTGAATGCCTAACCTGTCCTAAAATCTGTTCTTCTCCTAAAATAAGAGAGTCAAACCCACATGCAACCTGCATTAAATGTTTTACTGCATTTTTTTCTTCATAAATAAAAACATATTCCTTAAAATTAGTCCATCCTAAAATATTGAGTATTTCATCATAGTTTAAATCTTCAGATGATAAATATACCTCAGTTCTATTGCAGGTGCTTATTATAACAGCTTCTTCAGTGTATTTTAAAAGCGCATAGAGTTTATCTTCTATTCTCTTTTCAATTATGGACAATTTTTCACGTATCTTTATATCAACCTTCGGGTTAACTCCTAAAACTGCAATCATTTTCTCACCACTCATTTTTAAAAATAAGCTCCATTATTTCATTTAAATTATTAAATCCTTCTTCCTTTGGTCTTCTTATGACAAGGGGGGCTATGTTAAGCATTTTACAAGCTTGAATTTTTTCAACGCTTCCTCCCTCAACTCCGCTGTCCTTCATCACAACATATTTTACTCCAAATTCCTTGAACAATGCGGCGTTTAATTCTATTGAAAATGTTCCCTTCATAGCAATTATATCATCCATTGGGACATTATAAATTCTGCATTCTGCTATGCTGAATTCTGCAGGCAATACCCTGTATATAAATCTTCTGCCCCTTTTTATTTTTTCAAAAACACCTATGTTTTTTGAGCCTATTGTAAAGAACACATTCCCTTGTTTATCTTCTAAAAACTCTGCACACTCTTCAAAATCATCGAACAAAAGTGCCCCATCAAGTTCTATGTCATTCCTCAGATACCTTATATATTTAATGTTCATCTTTTCAGATGCCTTCCTTGCATTATCAGATACTTCCTTTGCAAATGGATGGGACATATCTATTATTAATTTTATTTCATTTTTTATTATGAATTTTATCATATCTTCATAATTCAATCTTCCAGAAACCACATTAAACGCTTCAAACTCCTTTTCTCCTTCGTCTGTAGCTACAGTTGCAATATATTTAACTTTGTCGTGTATATTTTTAAGCAGCCTTTTAGCATCGGAAGTTCCTGATATAACCCATATCAAATATTATACCCCCTTGGAGTTATTATATATCCATCCTTAATAAATGTGTTGCTATTCCCTATTATTACTGTAGTCAGCATATCAATATCATCATAGTTTATATTTTCAAGGGTTGTTATTGTTTTAACTTCTCCATCACGCCTTGCGTTTTTAACAATCCCAACAGGTGTTTTGGGGCTTCTATATTTTGAAATAATTTCAATTGCCCTTTCCATATTTGTAACTCTTGAGTGGCTTTTGGGATTGTAAAGTGCAATCACAAAATCGCCTAAAGCAGCGCTCTCAAGCCTTTTTTCAATAACTTC is a window of Caloramator mitchellensis DNA encoding:
- a CDS encoding NAD(P)-dependent oxidoreductase, encoding MQEDNREDFQGMNFISLTLLSDKIRAGIIGAGRAGLIKTKSFIKNNVSVEVLSNEFLDEFYELKSDKLKLIKGEYKSDFLKDKHIVVIAVDGDVKDKIRDDCERQNKIYIDCSNFKDGNALMPMQGRTKNIYYSVNTFMGNPRASVFLSDRMHNFLMDFDEFVGFTSNIRSKANINRKDIMNFLNSRDFYFMYRKGKHNLVLKLFLEDCYD
- the cobA gene encoding uroporphyrinogen-III C-methyltransferase, whose product is MGKVYLIGAGPYDEELISLKAIRVLKKCDVVLYDRLLNKSILKHLRDDCKLYYCGKESGSHYKTQEEINDMLVEFAKSGYTVGRIKGGDPYVFGRGSEEALRLLDEGIEFEVIPGITSAISALNYAGIPITHRKIAQSFHVFTGKSAGELSHDWSVIAKLNGTIVFLMGLESIEDIVNNLMINGMDKNKSCAVVSNGTSARQRVVVGQLENISKKVKQEEIKSPAIIAVGDVVKFREKLNWFENKKLFGKRICITRAKEQSKEFREKLLDLGAEVVEANSISIKNLSSNLDDYIDKIMMSNIIVFTSTNGVDIFFDYLVSKRIDIRKIKAKIACIGEKTEEQVKKRGIFPEIVSKEYVGEALFEEIKNHLSGKEVVFLPRAKDARPFLKDALLNSGCTVYEVPIYEAVEEEAIDIDLSDVDYFTFTSPSTVKNFIKLYGKECLVNKKIISIGPITKKELEYLGLDSFMANKYTVDGIIEKILELEG
- the hemB gene encoding porphobilinogen synthase, whose translation is MFKRTRRLRVNENIRSLVRETFVNRMDLIYPIFVIEGENIKEEINSMPGVFRYSVDRLPEIIKEVEEAGIRGVLLFGIPEHKDECGTGAFEDDGIIQRAVRRIKEISDVYVITDVCMCEYTSHGHCGIIEDGYVDNDRTLEYLGKIALSHVKSGADMVAPSDMMDGRIRKIREVLDEAGYVNTPIMAYSAKYSSAFYGPFREAAESAPKFGNRKQYQMDPANIREAMIEIENDILEGADIVMVKPALAYLDVIRWARDKFNVPIAAYNVSGEYSMIKAAAKLGYIDEESAMMETLTSIKRAGADIIITYFALSAIHLIS
- the cobK gene encoding precorrin-6A reductase, which codes for MIWVISGTSDAKRLLKNIHDKVKYIATVATDEGEKEFEAFNVVSGRLNYEDMIKFIIKNEIKLIIDMSHPFAKEVSDNARKASEKMNIKYIRYLRNDIELDGALLFDDFEECAEFLEDKQGNVFFTIGSKNIGVFEKIKRGRRFIYRVLPAEFSIAECRIYNVPMDDIIAMKGTFSIELNAALFKEFGVKYVVMKDSGVEGGSVEKIQACKMLNIAPLVIRRPKEEGFNNLNEIMELIFKNEW
- the hemA gene encoding glutamyl-tRNA reductase; amino-acid sequence: MIAVLGVNPKVDIKIREKLSIIEKRIEDKLYALLKYTEEAVIISTCNRTEVYLSSEDLNYDEILNILGWTNFKEYVFIYEEKNAVKHLMQVACGFDSLILGEEQILGQVRHSLEIARDAGTCGSVLNRLFEMAVACGKEFRNRANLNKYPVSSASIVASEIQNRDIRNVLILGYGEVGQLVLKYILSKDIKKVYIAIRDIGKSENIDEKVKFIEFKDWKNYIRDVEAIVSATSAPHTVIKKEDIDKEMLIFDLAVPRDVEEDVRDVHGVTVLDIDEISNINQENINARKETMEKNKYLIDKYMSDFFEWLKLKEITPLFIQIQNFSDYVYKKRFRTFKNKYKNLDLRKAEMLFKSTADAFAERAISVLKEEYINGRGEECKRIIEKIFRE
- the hemC gene encoding hydroxymethylbilane synthase, which gives rise to MIRVATRKSSLAEIQTDIVIDILKQKLNIDCVKHFYTTKGDKILDVSLDKIGGKGLFIKEIEIALLNGEVDIAVHSLKDVPTELEEQFEIVATPIREDARDAFVSMKGLKFQELKRGARIGTSSIRRAKMLKNLRDDIEIVPIRGNVQTRIDKIERENLDGVVLAAAGLKRLGLEGIITEYFDVDEMVPACGQGAIAVEILKSNPLKNLISKIDDEDVRICTAAERNIMTILKGGCHSAVGAYAKIINDKIEIIAVNDVDGRLKKGKITGDKKDYIKISEEIAKSLL